Proteins co-encoded in one Halodesulfovibrio marinisediminis DSM 17456 genomic window:
- a CDS encoding polyprenyl synthetase family protein, giving the protein MQELLEYLTSKQPQINATLAAETAHLNALVQPVVSHVLTAGGKRLRPLLTLLTAATLGYTDDDIYPLACSVELLHSATLLHDDIIDDAELRRGKPAAHTQFGNTKTVLAGDVLLAQANLVVARYNDARLTQCIAEAIVKTATGEIEEIEFLRSTDHPQQTYIDIIKGKTAFLLQASCILGAVKAGGTEEQIAAASDFGMNLGIAFQIVDDALDFAISTKSIGKPVAGDLREGKLTPPLHMYLATLEGAERTDFVTKFEAGTFSEEEICSVAAQIRELGLDNATRELADSYLEKAQQALEILPACPERKILLQTLEYVKSRSA; this is encoded by the coding sequence ATGCAAGAACTCTTAGAGTACCTTACGTCAAAACAACCGCAAATTAATGCGACGTTGGCAGCTGAAACTGCTCATCTTAACGCATTAGTTCAGCCAGTTGTTTCCCATGTGCTTACTGCCGGAGGCAAAAGGCTGCGTCCTTTGCTTACTCTGCTTACTGCTGCAACTCTCGGGTACACTGATGATGATATTTACCCGCTTGCCTGTTCTGTAGAGCTGCTCCATTCTGCAACGTTACTGCATGATGATATTATTGATGATGCAGAACTGCGCCGAGGTAAACCGGCTGCACACACACAATTTGGTAACACCAAAACTGTGCTTGCTGGTGATGTGCTTCTTGCGCAGGCAAACCTTGTGGTTGCTCGTTATAATGATGCGCGTCTTACACAGTGCATTGCAGAGGCAATCGTAAAAACTGCGACTGGAGAGATCGAAGAGATCGAATTCCTGCGATCAACCGATCATCCTCAGCAAACTTACATCGATATTATCAAAGGAAAAACAGCATTTCTGTTACAGGCATCATGTATCTTAGGTGCAGTTAAAGCAGGTGGTACAGAGGAGCAGATTGCAGCAGCATCTGACTTCGGTATGAACCTTGGTATTGCTTTTCAGATTGTTGATGATGCTCTCGATTTTGCTATTTCAACTAAATCAATTGGCAAACCGGTGGCAGGCGACCTGCGTGAAGGTAAGCTGACTCCACCTTTGCATATGTACCTTGCAACTCTTGAAGGTGCAGAACGAACAGACTTTGTAACCAAGTTTGAAGCAGGCACCTTCTCTGAAGAAGAAATTTGTTCTGTTGCAGCGCAGATTCGTGAGCTTGGTCTTGATAATGCAACTCGCGAACTTGCTGATTCTTATTTGGAAAAGGCACAGCAGGCGCTTGAAATTTTGCCAGCGTGTCCTGAACGAAAGATACTGTTGCAGACTTTAGAATACGTGAAATCACGTAGCGCATAA
- a CDS encoding AraC family transcriptional regulator codes for MQDTVQYFRAPDVPGLVLSDGHFSTFCFDRHFHLSYHISLVVDGVQRQSASGKTFLVGPGRLSVIPPDEMHDGSGYEKCEYTLKTFRVPPDVFTEEMADAMDSAHRIEFGSNVLDDKPLWQHACLLHSVLQRGDATSLFVEEQWMGLVNRLLRHSKLHSADETVGQLAKPHWKEVRDYCHENLSEKITLEQLAALCNLSRYQFLRRFKSTVGVTPYNWLKQLRLESACALLSKGERVSSVAASVGFFDQSHFVHAFRKAYGVPPSKY; via the coding sequence ATGCAGGATACCGTTCAATATTTTCGCGCACCCGATGTGCCGGGGCTTGTATTAAGCGACGGGCACTTTTCTACGTTCTGTTTTGATCGCCATTTTCACTTGAGCTATCATATCAGTCTGGTGGTTGATGGTGTGCAGCGACAGAGCGCTTCTGGAAAGACCTTCCTTGTAGGACCTGGTCGACTGTCTGTTATTCCTCCGGATGAAATGCATGACGGATCCGGATACGAGAAGTGTGAGTATACGCTGAAGACATTCAGAGTTCCGCCTGATGTGTTTACGGAAGAAATGGCGGATGCAATGGATTCTGCACATCGTATCGAGTTTGGCAGTAACGTATTGGATGATAAACCGTTATGGCAGCACGCATGTCTGTTGCATTCTGTTCTACAACGCGGTGATGCAACTTCATTGTTTGTAGAAGAACAGTGGATGGGGTTAGTAAACCGTCTGTTGCGTCATTCAAAGCTGCATTCAGCAGACGAGACCGTAGGCCAGCTTGCGAAGCCTCACTGGAAAGAAGTTCGCGATTATTGCCACGAGAATCTTTCAGAAAAAATTACCTTAGAGCAGCTCGCTGCCTTGTGTAATTTAAGCCGTTATCAGTTCTTGCGCCGGTTCAAGTCTACTGTGGGGGTGACTCCATATAACTGGCTTAAGCAGTTACGACTTGAATCAGCTTGTGCTCTGTTAAGTAAAGGTGAGCGCGTCTCAAGCGTAGCGGCAAGTGTCGGCTTTTTTGATCAGAGTCACTTTGTTCATGCGTTTCGTAAAGCCTACGGGGTTCCGCCTTCGAAGTATTAA
- a CDS encoding DUF2065 domain-containing protein — protein MQIDWNLLLTALGLAFVLEGLPYVLFADKLPKYLREIAERGPNALRYMGLTAMSVGVLLVWLMRH, from the coding sequence ATGCAGATCGATTGGAATTTACTACTTACAGCGCTGGGGCTTGCATTTGTTCTCGAAGGTCTTCCTTACGTCCTTTTTGCGGACAAACTCCCTAAATACTTACGTGAGATTGCAGAACGCGGCCCTAACGCATTGCGCTACATGGGGTTAACCGCCATGTCTGTCGGTGTTCTGCTTGTTTGGCTTATGCGCCATTAA
- a CDS encoding nucleotide sugar dehydrogenase codes for MVSFERIVSGDVPVAVIGLGYVGLPLAISLAKHFSVIGYDQHAQRIEELRRGEDRTGGVSSEALSNSTAYFTADPQLLGKAGVHIIAVPTPIDAHHTPDLIPLLMATRTVASFMQPDSVIVFESTVWPGATEEKCVPVLENVSGMRFGRDFTVGYSPERINPGDKVHTLENVVKIVAGSDDMTTALLAGLYGRIIPVGVHATSSIMVAEAAKVIENTQRDLNIALMNELAIIFDRLGIDTGEVLEAAGTKWNFLPFEPGLVGGHCIGVDPYYLTFKAESLGYHPQVILAGRRINDSMGKFVAESCVKELIRRGVSVRDAKVGILGFTYKENVPDIRNTRVIDIIRELKEYGIEALVHDPIADNEQAIREYEISLNHLKDFQQLDAVIVAVPHEEYSFIQPKQLLKWFRDTGNTLVLDVKGFFEPAVMEAAGLELWRM; via the coding sequence ATGGTATCTTTTGAACGGATTGTGTCTGGAGATGTTCCTGTTGCCGTTATTGGCCTTGGATATGTCGGTTTACCTCTTGCTATTTCTTTGGCGAAACATTTTTCTGTGATCGGGTACGATCAACATGCACAGCGCATAGAGGAATTGCGCCGTGGAGAAGATCGAACCGGTGGGGTCTCTTCTGAAGCTCTCAGTAACAGTACTGCGTATTTTACTGCTGACCCGCAGCTTTTGGGAAAAGCGGGTGTGCACATAATAGCGGTGCCGACGCCTATTGATGCACACCATACACCGGATTTAATTCCGTTACTCATGGCGACACGAACTGTTGCTTCTTTTATGCAGCCTGATTCGGTTATAGTGTTTGAGTCAACGGTATGGCCGGGAGCCACGGAAGAAAAGTGTGTTCCTGTGCTGGAGAATGTATCCGGAATGCGGTTTGGCAGGGATTTTACTGTCGGCTACTCGCCGGAGCGTATCAATCCCGGAGACAAGGTGCATACCCTTGAGAATGTCGTTAAAATAGTTGCCGGTTCAGACGACATGACTACAGCGTTGTTGGCAGGGCTGTATGGCAGGATAATTCCTGTCGGTGTGCATGCTACCAGCTCCATAATGGTTGCCGAAGCAGCGAAAGTCATTGAAAATACACAGCGTGACTTGAATATTGCTTTAATGAACGAACTGGCAATCATCTTTGACAGATTAGGGATTGATACAGGCGAAGTGCTTGAAGCAGCTGGAACAAAATGGAATTTTCTGCCGTTTGAACCGGGGCTTGTAGGTGGGCATTGCATAGGGGTAGACCCGTATTACCTGACTTTTAAAGCTGAATCACTTGGGTACCATCCGCAGGTTATTCTTGCCGGTCGACGTATTAACGACTCCATGGGCAAGTTTGTCGCTGAATCTTGCGTGAAGGAACTTATCCGGAGAGGTGTTTCAGTACGTGATGCAAAAGTTGGCATCTTAGGGTTTACCTATAAGGAAAATGTACCAGACATACGCAATACCCGCGTGATAGATATCATCAGAGAATTGAAAGAATACGGCATTGAAGCACTCGTGCATGATCCTATTGCTGATAACGAGCAGGCTATTCGCGAATATGAAATTTCGTTGAATCACCTTAAAGACTTTCAGCAGTTGGATGCTGTTATTGTCGCAGTACCGCACGAGGAGTATTCTTTTATCCAGCCAAAACAGCTGCTCAAGTGGTTCCGGGATACCGGAAATACTTTAGTGTTAGATGTGAAAGGATTTTTCGAGCCTGCTGTAATGGAGGCAGCAGGGTTAGAACTTTGGAGAATGTGA
- a CDS encoding ubiquinone/menaquinone biosynthesis methyltransferase, which produces MQCSPNEHAREVSGMFSRIARWYDFLNHLLSGGMDFYWRQQLVKATVPGETGLMLDLAAGTMDVSLEIVRQHPQTKVAALDYCRPMLTTGRKKLTKGRDRRIFPVHADGRTLPLPDNSVDCATISFGIRNIIPREDAFKELHRVLVPGGRLCILEFGTGKHPVWKGFYNLYLNKILPMIGKVFSGDSGAYQYLADTIMAFPTASELSTEMMKSGFDRVYYKPMTSGIVYLHVAQKKAE; this is translated from the coding sequence ATGCAATGTTCACCAAACGAACATGCCCGTGAAGTTTCCGGCATGTTTAGCCGTATTGCCCGCTGGTATGACTTTTTGAATCATCTGCTTAGCGGCGGAATGGATTTTTACTGGCGCCAGCAGCTTGTTAAGGCAACTGTTCCGGGAGAAACCGGTCTGATGCTTGATCTTGCTGCTGGGACTATGGATGTTTCTTTAGAAATTGTCCGCCAGCATCCGCAGACTAAAGTAGCAGCACTGGATTATTGTCGTCCTATGCTGACCACTGGCCGCAAGAAGCTGACAAAGGGACGCGATCGACGCATCTTTCCAGTACATGCGGATGGCAGAACGCTTCCGTTACCGGACAATAGTGTAGATTGCGCAACAATATCTTTCGGAATCCGCAATATTATTCCGCGTGAAGACGCATTTAAAGAACTTCATCGAGTACTTGTGCCGGGCGGAAGATTGTGTATTCTTGAATTTGGTACTGGTAAGCACCCTGTATGGAAGGGCTTTTACAATCTGTACCTTAACAAAATTCTTCCTATGATTGGTAAAGTCTTTTCTGGAGATTCCGGTGCATACCAGTATCTTGCCGATACCATCATGGCGTTTCCGACAGCCTCTGAGTTGAGTACGGAAATGATGAAATCCGGTTTTGACCGTGTGTATTACAAGCCGATGACATCAGGCATTGTATACTTGCACGTGGCACAGAAGAAGGCTGAGTAG
- a CDS encoding DVU0298 family protein — MARFRALKTELRSMLEQPDWEASLPQIVSMPATQTIGPLMSFFLFGGEMKWRAVTAFGLVMGQLAKEDIEQARIVMRRLLWHMNEESGNIGWGIAEAMAEAMFNNATLANEYHRMLHSYILETTDDDNYLDHPPLRRGVYWGLGRMAMKFPELMLPSVRALSWGLQDEDGVGRGLAAWALGFLGSEANIPALKCLLEDTCPVELFDDRKTHCTCVAQLAQDAIKQIEYRCNNT, encoded by the coding sequence ATGGCAAGATTTCGTGCACTAAAAACTGAACTACGTTCCATGCTAGAACAACCAGACTGGGAAGCTTCCTTACCACAAATAGTTTCTATGCCAGCCACGCAAACCATCGGTCCGCTCATGTCGTTTTTTTTATTCGGCGGAGAAATGAAATGGCGAGCAGTTACAGCGTTTGGATTAGTTATGGGCCAACTTGCTAAAGAAGATATTGAACAGGCACGAATCGTTATGCGCCGATTGCTCTGGCACATGAATGAAGAGTCCGGAAACATCGGGTGGGGCATTGCAGAAGCAATGGCAGAAGCAATGTTCAACAATGCGACTTTAGCAAATGAATACCACAGGATGTTGCATTCATATATCTTGGAAACCACAGATGATGACAACTATCTTGATCATCCTCCGCTTCGCAGAGGCGTTTATTGGGGACTTGGCAGGATGGCGATGAAATTTCCAGAACTTATGCTTCCATCCGTGAGAGCTTTATCGTGGGGGCTACAAGACGAAGATGGGGTAGGTCGAGGACTTGCGGCATGGGCACTTGGATTTTTGGGCTCAGAAGCCAACATCCCAGCACTAAAGTGCCTGCTTGAAGACACCTGTCCCGTAGAACTTTTTGATGATCGAAAAACTCATTGTACTTGCGTCGCCCAACTTGCCCAAGACGCGATCAAGCAAATAGAATATCGATGCAATAATACGTAA
- a CDS encoding AIR synthase-related protein, translating to MLRRIEAGLREGVVDTQGIKTANKIREALGFDAKEVRQVKVFTVDGLTEEQLETVVREAALHDPVLQDAALSPVSSQADWVLEVGFRPGVTDNEGRTARETIAIVLELADRETVSVYVADQYHIYGDFTEEQIASIGRDVLANELIQRFEYKSKADWQKEPGFAAVAARVSGQANDEVVTLPFSTMSDEELMAFSRENTLALSLEELHTIRDYYTSPEVVAEREKAGLSAEPSDAEVEVLAQTWSEHCKHKIFASKIDYTDTETGEQETIDSLYKTYVMGSTKTIRQNKGEEDFCRSVFKDNAGVIDFNETHDVCIKVETHNSPSALDPYGGALTGIVGVNRDPMGTGIGADLVCNTNVFCFASPFHEGELPPRLLHPRRVLEGVREGVEHGGNKSGVPTVNGSIVFEERYLGKPLVYCGTVGMIPKVVAGRPGYEKAAQVGDVIVMVGGRIGKDGIHGATFSSEELHEESPATAVQIGDPITQRKAYDFIMRARNMGLYNAITDNGAGGLSSSVGEMAEDTNGCRLDLSKAPLKYDGLRPWEILLSEAQERMTLAVPVEKLDEFMALAERMDVEASAMGEFTDSGYFHVTYGDKPVAYLSMEFLHDGVPQMELKAVWERPAYKDEDVSVADAEQGNLLKSMLARLNICSKEYVVRQYDHEVKGGSVIKPMVGVKCDGPSDAGVVRPILDSESGIVLSHGINPTLSDYDAYWMMANVIDEAVRNAVAVGGDVDFMSGVDNFCWCDPVQSEKTPDGHYKLAQLVRANKALADFCTAYGVPCISGKDSMKNDYTGGGVKISIPPTVLFSVMGVIKDVNKTTTSDFKNDGDKIYVLGATARELAGSEVAEELGISAAAFPKVDAESALARYRAVYKAIGEGVINACHDCSDGGLGVALAEMALAGRTGALINLDAVPVIEEMNSTEVLYSESASRLVVSVPEDKVEAFEKIFAGQTYGCLGEVTGDEQFIIASGANVLVADNCESLAQSFKGTLKF from the coding sequence ATGCTGCGGCGCATTGAAGCTGGTCTTAGAGAAGGTGTTGTTGATACTCAGGGTATCAAAACTGCTAACAAGATCAGGGAAGCTCTCGGATTTGACGCAAAAGAGGTTCGTCAGGTCAAGGTGTTTACTGTGGATGGTCTTACAGAAGAACAGCTTGAAACTGTTGTGCGTGAGGCTGCTCTGCATGATCCCGTACTTCAGGACGCGGCACTTTCTCCGGTATCCAGTCAGGCAGACTGGGTACTCGAAGTAGGGTTCCGTCCGGGTGTAACAGACAACGAAGGCCGCACAGCGCGGGAAACAATTGCTATTGTTCTGGAACTTGCAGATCGCGAAACTGTATCTGTATATGTTGCAGATCAGTACCACATTTACGGCGATTTCACAGAAGAGCAGATTGCATCTATCGGCCGTGATGTGCTGGCAAACGAACTGATTCAGCGTTTTGAATACAAAAGTAAAGCAGACTGGCAGAAAGAGCCGGGCTTTGCTGCTGTAGCTGCCCGTGTTTCCGGTCAGGCAAACGATGAAGTTGTAACCCTGCCATTTTCTACCATGTCGGACGAAGAGCTGATGGCATTTTCCCGTGAAAATACTCTTGCTCTCTCCTTGGAAGAATTACATACCATCCGCGATTACTACACCAGCCCTGAAGTTGTGGCTGAACGTGAAAAGGCTGGATTAAGTGCAGAACCAAGTGATGCTGAAGTAGAAGTACTTGCACAGACTTGGTCTGAGCACTGCAAACATAAAATTTTTGCTTCCAAGATTGACTACACCGATACAGAAACCGGTGAGCAGGAGACTATCGACAGTCTCTACAAAACATACGTAATGGGCTCCACCAAAACTATCCGTCAGAACAAGGGTGAAGAAGACTTCTGTCGTTCTGTATTTAAGGATAATGCTGGTGTTATCGACTTCAACGAAACCCATGACGTGTGCATCAAGGTAGAAACTCATAACTCTCCTTCCGCGCTTGACCCATACGGTGGAGCACTTACCGGTATTGTGGGTGTAAACCGTGACCCTATGGGAACAGGTATTGGTGCAGACCTCGTTTGTAACACCAACGTGTTCTGTTTTGCTTCTCCGTTCCATGAAGGTGAATTGCCTCCTCGTCTTCTCCATCCTCGTCGTGTTCTTGAAGGTGTACGTGAAGGTGTTGAACACGGTGGTAACAAATCCGGTGTTCCTACTGTAAACGGCTCAATCGTTTTTGAAGAGCGCTACCTTGGTAAGCCTCTTGTATACTGTGGTACCGTGGGTATGATCCCTAAAGTTGTTGCTGGTCGTCCTGGTTACGAAAAAGCTGCTCAGGTTGGCGATGTTATCGTTATGGTTGGCGGCCGAATCGGTAAAGACGGCATTCACGGCGCAACCTTCTCTTCTGAAGAACTGCACGAAGAATCTCCAGCGACCGCTGTACAGATCGGTGACCCAATCACCCAGCGTAAAGCATACGATTTTATCATGCGTGCCCGTAACATGGGCTTATACAACGCTATCACTGATAACGGTGCTGGTGGTCTTTCTTCTTCTGTAGGTGAAATGGCTGAGGATACCAACGGTTGTCGTCTGGATCTTTCCAAAGCACCACTGAAGTATGACGGTCTGCGTCCGTGGGAAATTCTTCTTTCTGAAGCACAGGAGCGCATGACTCTTGCTGTTCCTGTTGAGAAGCTTGACGAATTCATGGCGCTTGCTGAGCGCATGGATGTGGAAGCTAGCGCTATGGGTGAATTTACCGACAGTGGTTACTTCCATGTAACTTACGGTGATAAGCCGGTTGCATATCTCAGCATGGAATTCCTGCATGATGGTGTTCCACAGATGGAACTTAAAGCCGTTTGGGAACGTCCTGCATACAAAGATGAAGACGTGAGTGTTGCAGACGCAGAGCAGGGTAACCTGCTTAAGTCCATGCTCGCACGTTTGAATATTTGTTCTAAAGAGTATGTTGTTCGCCAGTATGACCACGAGGTTAAAGGTGGCAGCGTAATTAAGCCGATGGTTGGCGTTAAGTGTGACGGTCCTTCCGATGCCGGTGTTGTGCGTCCTATTCTCGACTCCGAAAGCGGTATTGTGCTCTCACACGGTATTAACCCTACCTTGAGCGATTATGATGCATACTGGATGATGGCAAACGTTATCGACGAAGCTGTGCGTAACGCAGTTGCAGTCGGCGGTGACGTAGACTTTATGTCTGGTGTAGATAACTTCTGCTGGTGTGACCCAGTACAGTCTGAAAAGACTCCGGATGGTCACTACAAGCTTGCACAGCTTGTTCGTGCTAACAAAGCTCTTGCAGATTTCTGTACCGCATATGGTGTACCATGTATCTCCGGTAAAGACTCCATGAAGAACGACTACACCGGCGGTGGTGTAAAGATTTCTATCCCGCCGACAGTACTCTTCTCTGTCATGGGTGTTATTAAAGACGTGAACAAAACAACCACGTCTGACTTTAAAAATGACGGTGACAAAATCTACGTTCTCGGTGCAACAGCACGCGAATTAGCTGGTTCTGAAGTTGCTGAGGAACTGGGCATCAGCGCTGCTGCGTTCCCTAAAGTAGATGCTGAATCCGCACTGGCACGTTACCGTGCTGTTTATAAAGCAATCGGTGAAGGCGTTATCAACGCTTGTCACGACTGTTCTGATGGTGGCCTTGGTGTTGCTCTTGCAGAGATGGCACTTGCAGGCCGTACCGGTGCACTGATCAATCTTGATGCTGTGCCGGTAATTGAAGAAATGAATTCAACAGAAGTTCTCTACTCTGAGTCAGCTTCCCGTCTGGTTGTATCTGTACCGGAAGACAAAGTAGAAGCTTTTGAAAAGATCTTTGCTGGACAGACTTATGGTTGTCTGGGTGAAGTTACAGGTGATGAGCAGTTTATTATCGCTTCCGGCGCAAACGTTTTGGTTGCAGATAACTGCGAATCACTTGCTCAGTCCTTCAAGGGCACACTTAAGTTTTAA
- a CDS encoding dicarboxylate/amino acid:cation symporter, which translates to MSFFKRFGEFGLILQLLLGIAAGVAVGLTANTGVMEVVVSLKYVLGQFIFYTVPLVIIAFIAPAIVRLGRNASSMLFTGVGFAYLSAVGAASMAAIAGYVFIPHLSIATKVDALHELPEVLFKLNIPPVMSVMTALITALVFGLATVWTKAETFEHIFNDFERIMMQVVSRIIIPILPFFIATTFAGLAYEGTLTKQLPVFLKVVLIVILGHLIWLTVLYTIAGLISKRNPLEVLRHYSPAYLTAVGTMSSAATLPVSLECAARSKVLSKSVVEFMVPLGATVHLCGSVLTETFFAMTISMMLYGTLPSVGTMCLFIALFGIFAIGAPGVPGGTVMASLGIVVGVLQFDPAGVALLLAIFALQDSFGTACNVTGDGALALMLEGIFNKDKKMH; encoded by the coding sequence ATGTCGTTTTTTAAACGATTTGGAGAGTTCGGTTTAATTTTGCAATTGCTGCTTGGTATTGCTGCGGGTGTTGCGGTCGGTCTTACTGCAAACACTGGTGTGATGGAAGTAGTTGTAAGTTTAAAGTATGTTCTCGGTCAGTTCATTTTTTACACTGTACCACTCGTTATTATTGCTTTTATTGCACCAGCAATTGTTCGTCTTGGACGGAATGCTAGTTCAATGCTGTTTACTGGCGTAGGCTTTGCGTACCTTTCTGCAGTTGGTGCTGCCTCTATGGCTGCTATTGCAGGTTACGTCTTTATTCCGCATCTTTCTATTGCGACTAAAGTAGATGCGCTGCATGAGTTACCGGAAGTGCTTTTTAAATTAAATATTCCACCGGTAATGTCGGTAATGACTGCACTTATTACCGCACTTGTTTTCGGTCTGGCGACTGTTTGGACTAAAGCTGAAACTTTTGAGCATATCTTTAACGACTTCGAAAGAATTATGATGCAGGTTGTAAGCCGTATTATTATTCCAATTCTTCCATTCTTTATTGCTACTACCTTTGCTGGCCTTGCTTACGAAGGAACACTTACCAAGCAGCTCCCAGTGTTCTTGAAAGTTGTACTTATTGTAATTCTTGGCCACCTTATTTGGCTTACAGTGCTGTACACTATCGCCGGTCTTATTTCTAAGCGTAACCCGCTCGAAGTTCTTCGTCATTACTCGCCAGCGTACCTAACTGCTGTGGGTACCATGTCTAGTGCTGCAACTCTTCCTGTGTCTCTTGAATGTGCTGCACGATCCAAAGTTCTTTCAAAGAGTGTCGTAGAGTTTATGGTTCCACTCGGCGCTACAGTGCACCTGTGTGGCTCTGTTTTGACAGAAACATTTTTTGCGATGACTATTTCCATGATGCTGTATGGAACACTGCCTTCTGTGGGCACAATGTGCCTTTTCATCGCTTTATTCGGCATCTTCGCTATTGGTGCTCCAGGTGTTCCTGGAGGTACTGTAATGGCTTCTCTGGGTATTGTTGTGGGTGTGCTGCAATTTGATCCAGCTGGTGTTGCTTTGTTGTTGGCAATTTTTGCGTTGCAGGACAGTTTTGGTACTGCTTGTAACGTAACTGGTGACGGCGCATTGGCACTGATGTTGGAAGGTATTTTTAACAAAGATAAAAAAATGCATTAA
- the mqnB gene encoding futalosine hydrolase: MTLVIATATQTEMKAVLLGFNRRGRIGCKFPSMGECCETPVNNHQCLLVVTGVGPVNAALSIGRILGERKDITGVLNLGVAGSFDLEQAPLGSLVVADSEIWPEYGLHTADGIDPEGIKFPLWEYNGVDGPYTVWDRMELEPEKAFRLLDLSPPRELLKGASMTVSGVTGTEERARMLTERYNPLTENMEGFSIALACLQAGIPFLELRTVSNLVGSRKAEHWKLDDALQALGRFARELFV; this comes from the coding sequence ATGACACTGGTTATCGCAACAGCTACTCAAACTGAAATGAAAGCTGTCTTGCTGGGGTTTAACAGGCGTGGGCGGATTGGTTGCAAATTCCCTAGCATGGGGGAATGTTGCGAAACGCCTGTTAATAATCACCAATGTCTGCTTGTTGTCACCGGGGTCGGGCCTGTTAATGCTGCATTGAGCATTGGCAGAATTCTCGGTGAGCGTAAGGACATTACTGGTGTTTTAAACCTTGGGGTTGCAGGAAGTTTTGATTTAGAGCAAGCTCCGTTAGGCAGTTTAGTAGTTGCTGATTCCGAAATTTGGCCGGAGTACGGGCTGCATACGGCAGACGGTATTGACCCTGAAGGTATTAAATTTCCCTTATGGGAGTATAATGGAGTTGATGGTCCGTATACCGTGTGGGATAGAATGGAGCTTGAGCCGGAAAAAGCGTTCAGACTACTTGATTTATCCCCCCCTAGGGAGTTACTCAAAGGCGCGAGCATGACCGTGTCCGGTGTTACCGGAACAGAAGAGCGTGCCCGTATGCTGACAGAGCGGTACAATCCGCTTACAGAAAATATGGAAGGGTTCTCTATTGCGCTTGCTTGTCTTCAAGCCGGGATTCCTTTTCTTGAGCTTCGCACCGTGTCAAATCTAGTAGGTTCCCGTAAGGCAGAACACTGGAAGTTGGACGATGCACTACAAGCTCTTGGTAGATTTGCCAGAGAGCTTTTTGTTTAG
- a CDS encoding threonine aldolase family protein translates to MSTYNTAFTSDNLAGVSPQVLEAMARCNEGQADPYGRDKCSRQAEKMLSDVFEKDVRVFFVSTGTAANCLSLSSITPPWGAVLCHHDGHINHDECGAPEFFNPGARVLTLDGVDSKIDPEALKWGVKHRVGDMHSSQPATVSLTQATESGSIYTLDEICRLGAITKNSGLRMHMDGARFANALVALNCSPADMTWKCGVDVLSFGATKNGTMSAEAIVVFDKTIAQEMSFRVKRSGQLGSKMRFMAAQMLGYLENDLWIQNARQANAMAALLKSGLEKLPEISVVGSPQANIIFCKIPKYCADRLLAQGFHFYHSKWEKDVVRFVTSFSTTEQDVQHFLSAIYEAVSYQKAV, encoded by the coding sequence ATGTCTACATATAATACTGCGTTCACCAGCGATAATTTGGCCGGTGTTTCCCCACAAGTTTTAGAAGCAATGGCTCGTTGCAACGAGGGACAGGCAGACCCGTACGGACGGGATAAATGCTCAAGACAAGCTGAAAAGATGTTGTCCGATGTATTTGAAAAAGACGTGCGTGTTTTTTTTGTATCTACAGGTACAGCTGCAAACTGTTTATCCTTGAGTTCGATAACCCCACCATGGGGAGCAGTATTATGCCATCATGATGGACACATTAATCATGATGAGTGCGGAGCACCGGAGTTTTTTAACCCGGGAGCACGTGTCCTTACGCTCGATGGTGTCGATTCAAAGATTGATCCTGAAGCGTTGAAGTGGGGGGTGAAGCACAGAGTCGGTGATATGCACTCTTCCCAGCCTGCCACCGTGAGCCTTACACAGGCCACAGAATCCGGATCAATTTATACTCTTGATGAAATATGCAGACTTGGGGCAATTACCAAAAATTCTGGACTACGCATGCATATGGACGGTGCTCGTTTTGCTAATGCGTTGGTTGCCCTTAATTGTTCTCCAGCGGATATGACTTGGAAATGCGGTGTTGATGTCCTTTCTTTTGGGGCAACAAAAAACGGTACCATGTCTGCTGAAGCAATAGTTGTGTTTGATAAGACTATTGCGCAGGAAATGTCTTTCCGCGTTAAGCGTTCCGGTCAGCTTGGTTCAAAGATGCGCTTCATGGCTGCTCAGATGTTGGGATATCTTGAAAACGACCTCTGGATACAGAATGCACGTCAGGCAAACGCAATGGCTGCACTGCTGAAAAGCGGATTAGAGAAATTACCGGAAATTTCTGTGGTCGGTTCTCCGCAGGCAAACATTATATTCTGTAAGATTCCGAAGTACTGTGCTGACAGGCTGTTGGCTCAGGGTTTTCACTTTTACCACAGCAAGTGGGAAAAAGATGTTGTACGATTTGTGACGTCATTTTCCACGACTGAACAGGATGTTCAGCACTTCTTATCAGCAATATATGAGGCAGTTAGCTACCAGAAGGCCGTGTAG